The following proteins are co-located in the Bathymodiolus thermophilus thioautotrophic gill symbiont genome:
- the ssb gene encoding single-stranded DNA-binding protein: MAGINKVILVGNLGAKPEVKYGTTGNAMTSLSVATSESWTDKNTGQKQEKTEWHRVSLFGKLAEIAAQYLDKGSKVYVEGKLQTRKWQDQSGADRYTTEVVVSGFNGTLQMLDRRDNAGMGAPQQAAPAAAAQQTAPAPQTPTADPITPVDNVGFDDDIPF, translated from the coding sequence ATGGCAGGTATTAACAAAGTAATTTTGGTCGGTAATTTAGGTGCAAAACCAGAAGTAAAATATGGCACCACAGGTAACGCAATGACCAGTTTATCAGTAGCGACAAGCGAATCATGGACCGATAAAAACACAGGGCAAAAACAAGAAAAAACCGAATGGCACCGTGTTAGTTTATTTGGCAAACTTGCTGAAATTGCCGCTCAATATTTAGACAAAGGCTCTAAAGTCTATGTTGAAGGTAAACTTCAAACCCGTAAATGGCAAGACCAATCAGGTGCTGACCGCTACACCACTGAAGTGGTTGTATCTGGCTTCAATGGCACTTTGCAAATGCTAGACCGCCGTGATAATGCAGGCATGGGTGCACCACAACAAGCTGCCCCTGCTGCTGCCGCTCAACAAACTGCGCCAGCGCCTCAAACGCCTACTGCCGATCCCATTACCCCAGTTGACAATGTTGGATTTGATGATGATATTCCATTCTAA
- a CDS encoding IS5 family transposase, with the protein MRVKTTQEQTFADSFINIPNSQLDIINKVIDWEVIAKDLSHIKVDYSAVSLFKALLIGTWHNLSDEKLADSLSRDLVFINFCNFSLSGNKPDATTIGRFRTKLIKQNLFDRLLSSINLMLENNQLKLSNGKHVAMDATLIQSARRTKKIITTHKTGEVYEIDSNPIQYSDDKDARWTFKAGKYTYGYSSVVTTDANGLINKATTHPANDSEMTHFEENVKQAGNQKGVRVLYDKGAASQANSEALKAQKLRDGIMRKKPKGKQMSHWNKLRNKAISKRRFVVERTFGTLKRTYGLARSRYIGLEKVASEVNLKAIAYNLVRAANVYINKGLNTT; encoded by the coding sequence ATGCGAGTTAAAACCACTCAAGAACAAACCTTTGCTGATAGTTTTATCAACATACCAAACTCCCAACTAGACATCATTAACAAAGTTATCGATTGGGAAGTTATAGCCAAAGATCTGTCTCATATTAAAGTTGACTATTCTGCTGTTAGTCTGTTTAAAGCGCTATTAATAGGCACATGGCACAATCTCTCTGATGAGAAGTTGGCTGATAGTCTTAGTAGAGATTTAGTCTTTATTAACTTTTGCAACTTTAGCCTAAGTGGCAACAAACCTGATGCTACAACCATTGGCAGATTTAGAACCAAACTAATCAAACAAAATCTATTTGATAGACTTTTGAGTAGCATCAATCTTATGCTTGAGAATAATCAACTCAAACTCTCTAATGGCAAACATGTTGCCATGGATGCAACCTTAATTCAAAGTGCTAGACGCACTAAGAAGATTATTACAACACACAAAACTGGTGAGGTTTATGAGATTGATAGTAACCCAATTCAATATTCAGATGATAAAGATGCAAGATGGACATTTAAGGCGGGAAAATACACTTATGGATATTCATCAGTAGTAACAACTGATGCCAATGGATTAATTAACAAAGCCACTACGCACCCTGCTAATGATAGTGAAATGACTCATTTTGAAGAAAATGTTAAACAGGCAGGCAATCAAAAAGGCGTAAGAGTTTTATACGACAAAGGAGCAGCCTCTCAAGCTAATAGTGAAGCACTTAAAGCACAAAAGTTAAGAGATGGTATTATGCGCAAAAAACCCAAAGGCAAGCAAATGAGTCATTGGAATAAATTACGCAATAAAGCAATCAGCAAAAGAAGGTTTGTGGTTGAGCGCACCTTTGGTACGCTCAAACGCACTTATGGTTTGGCAAGAAGTCGTTATATTGGTTTAGAGAAAGTTGCCAGCGAAGTTAATCTTAAAGCTATTGCTTATAATCTAGTTAGAGCGGCGAATGTTTATATTAACAAGGGATTAAATACAACCTAG
- a CDS encoding MFS transporter: protein MNKQERLFALKISSIMATRLFGLFMIFPVFSVYAAQYENTTPYLIGLAIGIYGLTQALLQIPFGYLSDQFGRKPLLIIGLIFFFIGSVVAANSTDIIHVVVGRALQGSGAISAVLMAFLADFVSEGQRSKANAFVGMQIGIAFMLSLLIGPMITVNLGISGLFWVISGLSIAALAMVITLPHVKPHAQYTLSLTNIKQVLTAKLLKLDFSIFTLHLILTCIFIVMPLLLVENNIVATDLKDNWHVYLPVMFLAFVGMLPIIILAEKFHKHKVMMIIAIIIMISSQILFYQMPLTYTTLLILLTLFFIAFNAMEAMLPSLIARTATSDKRGLAMGMYSTSQFLGAFVGGVFGGWIYNIYSLNSVFLFTTLMSIIWLGITLTMKQQKF from the coding sequence ATGAATAAACAAGAGCGTCTTTTTGCACTTAAAATTTCCTCTATTATGGCAACGCGACTGTTCGGGTTGTTTATGATTTTTCCTGTGTTTTCGGTCTATGCTGCGCAATATGAAAACACCACGCCCTACTTAATTGGTTTGGCAATCGGTATTTACGGCTTAACCCAAGCGCTATTACAAATTCCATTCGGTTATTTGTCTGACCAATTTGGACGCAAACCACTGTTAATCATTGGTTTAATATTTTTCTTTATCGGCAGTGTGGTAGCAGCCAATTCTACCGATATTATCCATGTTGTTGTCGGCAGAGCCTTGCAAGGTAGTGGTGCAATTTCTGCGGTATTAATGGCCTTTTTAGCCGATTTTGTTTCCGAAGGTCAGCGCTCTAAAGCCAATGCGTTTGTTGGTATGCAAATTGGAATAGCATTTATGCTTTCTTTGTTAATTGGCCCGATGATTACGGTAAATTTAGGTATTTCTGGGCTTTTTTGGGTCATTTCTGGCTTGTCTATAGCGGCATTAGCAATGGTTATTACTCTACCACATGTCAAACCACACGCACAATACACGCTATCGCTAACAAACATCAAGCAAGTTTTAACTGCTAAATTACTTAAATTGGACTTTAGCATTTTCACTTTGCACTTGATTTTGACTTGTATTTTTATCGTAATGCCGTTACTACTCGTCGAAAACAATATTGTTGCTACAGACTTAAAAGACAATTGGCATGTCTATTTACCGGTTATGTTTCTGGCTTTTGTGGGGATGTTGCCCATTATCATTTTGGCTGAAAAATTCCATAAGCACAAAGTTATGATGATCATTGCCATTATTATTATGATTTCCAGTCAAATTTTGTTTTACCAAATGCCACTTACTTACACCACTTTACTTATTTTATTAACCCTATTTTTCATTGCTTTTAATGCAATGGAGGCAATGCTACCATCACTTATTGCCAGAACCGCAACAAGTGATAAACGCGGTTTAGCAATGGGCATGTATTCCACTTCGCAATTCCTAGGTGCATTCGTGGGTGGTGTATTTGGCGGATGGATTTATAACATTTATAGTTTAAATAGTGTATTCTTATTCACTACATTAATGTCAATAATTTGGCTGGGCATAACGCTCACCATGAAGCAACAAAAATTTTAA
- a CDS encoding outer membrane protein assembly factor BamD, producing the protein MKNTIRLITALFLAFLLNGCLQDDNKRESITKGWSPKTFFNQAKEEASSGSITKAIELYEQLQAAYPGSKYALQSKLEVAYALYKKEDYDEAILLLNDYIKLYPEHFSTPYAYYLRGIISEDKSHSILDGYLTDNAQRDVGSVRDAFNYYMALIDTFPQSKYTKDAKTRLVVLRNIFARHELFVAIYYTERRANIAAINRTKIIIEKYPNTPSVPAALHLMAHNYDLIHMKTLAKDARRVLKKSYPAYRPHYSLNN; encoded by the coding sequence ATGAAAAATACAATCAGGCTAATAACCGCACTTTTCTTGGCTTTTTTACTCAACGGTTGCCTTCAAGATGACAACAAAAGGGAGTCTATTACCAAGGGCTGGTCGCCTAAGACCTTCTTCAATCAAGCCAAAGAAGAGGCTTCATCTGGATCGATAACAAAAGCCATTGAACTCTATGAACAATTACAAGCCGCTTATCCCGGCTCTAAATACGCACTACAATCTAAACTAGAAGTTGCTTATGCGCTGTATAAGAAAGAAGACTACGATGAGGCAATTTTGCTCTTAAATGACTACATTAAATTGTATCCCGAACACTTCTCAACACCGTATGCTTATTACTTGCGTGGCATTATCTCAGAAGACAAATCCCACTCTATCTTAGACGGTTATTTAACCGACAATGCTCAGCGTGATGTTGGTTCTGTACGCGATGCCTTTAACTATTATATGGCATTAATTGATACCTTTCCCCAGTCAAAATACACCAAAGACGCCAAAACACGCTTGGTTGTACTGAGAAATATTTTTGCCAGACATGAGTTATTTGTGGCAATTTATTACACCGAAAGACGCGCCAATATTGCTGCCATCAATCGCACTAAAATCATCATTGAAAAATATCCAAATACGCCGTCGGTGCCTGCAGCATTGCACTTAATGGCACATAATTACGACCTGATACACATGAAAACACTGGCAAAAGATGCGCGCCGTGTATTGAAAAAAAGTTACCCAGCTTATCGTCCACATTACAGTTTAAACAACTAA
- a CDS encoding cytochrome b/b6 domain-containing protein, with translation MQGSYKDKEGEEFWEEIHEVSTNFTLFLIFLHIVGVTMSSRLHNENLVKSMVTGKKNLNN, from the coding sequence ATGCAGGGGTCTTATAAGGATAAGGAAGGTGAAGAGTTTTGGGAGGAGATACATGAAGTTTCTACAAACTTCACATTGTTTCTAATCTTCTTACACATTGTAGGTGTTACCATGTCAAGCAGATTGCACAATGAAAATTTAGTTAAATCAATGGTAACTGGGAAAAAAAATCTAAATAATTAG
- a CDS encoding cytochrome b/b6 domain-containing protein translates to MSQVTSGANENDIKVWDVLIRIFHWSLVVSFFIAYVPEEESLWHIYSGYTVLALIIFRMIWGIVGSKYAQFSSFSYSPINALSYLKEWVDGKPKRYIGHNPAGGLMVIALLASLFVVTISGLKIYAIEEGKGPLSGNGISIIANAYADDDEHKNNKHKKTPA, encoded by the coding sequence ATGAGTCAGGTTACCTCAGGTGCAAATGAAAATGATATAAAAGTTTGGGATGTATTAATTCGTATATTCCATTGGTCTTTGGTTGTGTCTTTTTTCATTGCGTATGTGCCTGAAGAGGAGAGTTTGTGGCATATTTATTCTGGCTATACCGTTCTTGCTTTAATTATATTTAGAATGATATGGGGAATCGTAGGCAGCAAGTATGCACAGTTCAGTAGTTTTTCCTATTCACCAATAAATGCACTGAGTTATTTAAAAGAATGGGTTGACGGTAAACCAAAGCGTTATATTGGTCACAATCCAGCAGGAGGGCTGATGGTAATTGCCTTGTTGGCAAGCCTTTTTGTAGTAACAATTAGTGGATTAAAAATTTATGCAATAGAAGAGGGTAAGGGGCCACTATCTGGAAATGGTATTTCCATTATTGCTAACGCGTATGCTGACGACGATGAACATAAAAATAATAAGCATAAGAAGACCCCTGCATAG
- a CDS encoding HIT family protein, producing MSNDCIFCKLRNEERIIGECEQTITFIDNYPASPGHTLVIPKRHFATYFEATDEEILAIGRAVQAAKKVLDEEFSPDAYNIGINNGLMAGQSVMHLHVHIIPRYKGDVENPKGGVRWILRDKANYWDNK from the coding sequence ATGAGCAACGACTGTATTTTTTGTAAGTTGAGAAATGAGGAGCGCATTATTGGTGAATGTGAGCAGACAATTACTTTTATTGATAATTATCCCGCATCACCGGGGCATACCTTGGTTATCCCTAAAAGGCATTTTGCCACTTATTTCGAAGCCACTGATGAGGAAATATTGGCGATTGGTAGGGCAGTGCAGGCGGCTAAAAAGGTTTTGGATGAGGAGTTTTCGCCTGATGCTTACAATATTGGTATTAACAATGGGTTGATGGCAGGGCAGAGTGTAATGCATTTACATGTGCACATTATTCCGAGATACAAAGGTGATGTGGAAAATCCGAAGGGCGGTGTGCGTTGGATATTGCGAGACAAGGCTAATTATTGGGACAATAAATAG